A region from the Paludisphaera rhizosphaerae genome encodes:
- a CDS encoding alpha/beta hydrolase, whose translation MSSKPRFAIASALAIALLSFGAAKAQEPAPTHRRVERFEIGTGPRSYLLFEPADPKPASAPVVVFLHGWFSVNPAIYGAWIDHLVRNGKIVVFPRYQNDVGTLPRDFLPNALEAIQDSLVVLESGAAHVRPQRDRFALIGHSAGGNLTAQIAALSADPGYGLPKVRAAMAFFPGEVFPTREPSFDRIPEKTLLVVAVGEEDMLVGDLRGRQIFSQATSVPRSRKRFLLYRSDRHGYPPLVAEHTAPSGANTLLDNGEGILKNFQLSKGDVNALDRAGFWRIADATLEAAFTGRTLDEAAANPEAFTHLGYWSDGRKVTPPLMADDLDGVPRVILSNGIRLIPWDWNVKTAAATREDAEASRVK comes from the coding sequence ATGAGCTCCAAGCCGCGGTTCGCGATCGCGAGCGCGCTCGCGATCGCTTTGCTCTCCTTCGGTGCCGCGAAAGCCCAGGAACCCGCGCCGACGCATCGCCGCGTCGAGCGGTTCGAGATCGGCACCGGCCCGCGCTCGTATTTGCTCTTCGAGCCGGCCGATCCGAAACCGGCGTCAGCTCCGGTGGTCGTGTTCCTGCACGGCTGGTTCTCGGTAAACCCGGCGATCTACGGAGCTTGGATCGATCACCTTGTCCGCAACGGAAAGATCGTCGTCTTCCCGCGCTATCAAAACGACGTCGGGACCTTGCCTCGCGATTTCCTCCCCAACGCGCTGGAGGCGATCCAGGACTCACTCGTCGTGCTGGAGTCTGGGGCGGCTCACGTACGTCCCCAGCGCGATCGGTTCGCACTGATCGGGCATTCGGCGGGTGGAAACCTCACGGCGCAGATCGCCGCGCTCTCTGCTGACCCAGGTTACGGTCTGCCGAAGGTCAGGGCGGCGATGGCCTTCTTCCCCGGCGAGGTCTTCCCGACTCGGGAGCCCTCATTCGACAGGATCCCGGAGAAGACTCTCCTGGTGGTGGCCGTGGGCGAAGAGGACATGCTCGTCGGCGACCTTCGCGGACGGCAGATCTTCTCCCAGGCGACCTCTGTTCCCCGGTCGAGGAAGCGGTTTCTCCTTTATCGCTCGGACAGGCATGGCTATCCCCCGCTCGTCGCGGAGCATACAGCGCCTTCCGGGGCGAATACCCTCCTCGACAACGGCGAGGGGATCCTCAAGAACTTCCAGTTGAGCAAGGGGGACGTGAACGCCCTGGACCGCGCCGGGTTCTGGCGGATCGCCGATGCGACCCTGGAAGCCGCCTTCACGGGTCGAACGCTCGACGAGGCCGCGGCCAATCCCGAGGCGTTCACGCACCTGGGATACTGGAGCGACGGCCGCAAGGTCACCCCACCCCTCATGGCCGACGACCTTGACGGCGTCCCCCGAGTCATCCTTTCCAACGGCATCCGACTCATT